In the genome of Triticum urartu cultivar G1812 chromosome 5, Tu2.1, whole genome shotgun sequence, one region contains:
- the LOC125507700 gene encoding heavy metal-associated isoprenylated plant protein 35-like, whose product MDLQTFVLRVTIHCHGCKKKVRKVLKSVEGVQDVKVDAQLHKVMVTGTVDAETLIKRLHKSGKQALPWQHTPAKNPDPAPPAPADAPAPAEDGSKDAAVAEKKPAEPVKEPQADSSDKKPEQETAPEKKPEAEKEAESEKKADKEEEAKPSDEAKQDGGEGEPKAKGAEPASEPAAAAKEAGGNDEAEAKKKQSKPKDADRSLSPAPAHAPMHARHEFNPYGAPQPVMSYNMAQPRASVSHYAPRPEQGYSLQQQQAGYSSSSMMQHPPAPVQQAYSQQAQPMQQWSPSYLYMPYPHASPESYYQDYYSPPGTHAAPPPLPPLQDSYRLFDDENPNSCSVM is encoded by the exons ATGGATCTCCAGACCTTCGTGCTGAGGGTGACCATCCACTGCCATGGCTGCAAGAAGAAGGTCCGGAAGGTGCTCAAGAGCGTCGAAG GCGTGCAGGACGTGAAGGTGGATGCCCAGCTGCACAAGGTGATGGTGACCGGCACCGTGGACGCCGAGACGCTCATCAAGCGGCTGCACAAGTCGGGCAAGCAGGCCCTGCCATGGCAACACACGCCTGCCAAGAATCCCGACCCTGCGCCGCCAGCCCCAGCCGACGCCCCCGCGCCGGCCGAGGACGGCAGCAAGGATGCTGCTGTAGCGGAGAAGAAGCCGGCGGAGCCTGTGAAGGAGCCGCAGGCCGACAGCTCGGACAAGAAGCCGGAGCAGGAGACGGCCCCGGAGAAGAAGCCTGAGGCGGAGAAGGAAGCAGAATCTGAGAAGAAGGCtgacaaggaggaggaggcgaaaCCAAGCGACGAGGCAAAGCAagacggcggcgagggcgagCCCAAGGCAAAGGGCGCCGAGCCCGCGAGTGAGCCCGCTGCCGCCGCAAAGGAGGCCGGCGGCAATGACGAGGCCGAGGCGAAGAAGAAACAGAGCAAGCCCAAGGACGCCGATAGGTCCCTGTCCCCAGCGCCGGCGCATGCGCCGATGCACGCGCGCCACGAATTCAACCCGTACGGCGCGCCGCAGCCGGTGATGAGCTACAACATGGCGCAGCCGAGAGCGAGCGTGTCCCACTACGCGCCGCGGCCGGAGCAGGGCTACTCGCTGCAGCAGCAGCAGGCCGggtactcctcctcctccatgatGCAGCACCCACCGGCGCCGGTGCAGCAGGCCTACTCCCAGCAGGCGCAGCCAATGCAGCAATGGTCGCCGTCCTACCTCTACATGCCGTACCCGCACGCGTCGCCGGAGTCCTACTACCAGGACTACTACAGCCCGCCCGGGACGCACGCGGCGCCGCCACCCCTGCCGCCGCTCCAGGACTCGTACCGCCTGTTCGACGACGAGAACCCCAACTCGTGCAGCGTCATGTGA